The proteins below are encoded in one region of Paeniglutamicibacter cryotolerans:
- a CDS encoding LysR family transcriptional regulator ArgP, with protein sequence MEQLRTLSAVIETGSLEAAAAGLQLTASAVSQRLKAMELQAGSVLVVRTRPVRATASGEILLTLARQVLLLGAEAEAALVGPESDVDPGRVHVTVAVNADSLASWFGAALSGLARETGLSVEILREDEEHASGLLRSGSVMGAVTTKKAPVQGCSSTRLGVMRYRAMANPEFAERWFGSGSDPASIAGAPAVHFDRNDSLQTSMQRMIAREIGLQGLVFAPAFYVPDSRQYVNAVVLGLGWGMVPDVQDPADGSLVRLNPGWEHSVTLYWQRWKLESAALDRITKVVLDAAAEAGLDGPNPKLNDG encoded by the coding sequence ATGGAGCAGTTGCGCACCCTTTCGGCGGTCATTGAGACGGGAAGCCTGGAGGCCGCTGCGGCAGGCCTGCAGCTCACGGCATCCGCCGTGAGCCAACGGCTCAAGGCCATGGAACTGCAAGCCGGCTCCGTGCTGGTGGTCCGCACCCGCCCGGTCAGAGCGACGGCGAGCGGGGAAATCCTCCTGACCTTGGCCAGGCAGGTACTCCTGCTGGGTGCCGAGGCCGAGGCGGCACTGGTGGGCCCGGAGTCCGATGTCGACCCGGGACGGGTGCACGTGACCGTTGCGGTGAACGCCGATTCACTGGCCAGCTGGTTCGGTGCCGCACTATCTGGTTTGGCGCGGGAAACGGGGCTGAGCGTCGAGATCCTGCGCGAGGACGAGGAGCATGCCAGTGGGCTGCTTCGATCGGGGTCCGTCATGGGGGCAGTGACAACCAAGAAGGCCCCGGTCCAGGGATGCTCGTCGACCCGCCTGGGGGTCATGCGTTATCGGGCCATGGCAAACCCGGAATTCGCCGAGCGCTGGTTTGGCTCCGGCTCCGACCCTGCATCCATCGCCGGAGCACCTGCCGTCCATTTCGATCGCAACGACTCGCTCCAGACATCGATGCAGCGCATGATCGCCCGGGAAATCGGGCTTCAGGGGCTGGTGTTTGCCCCGGCCTTCTACGTCCCCGATTCTCGCCAATACGTCAATGCAGTGGTTCTGGGGCTGGGGTGGGGCATGGTGCCGGACGTGCAAGACCCTGCAGACGGGTCGCTCGTCAGGTTGAACCCGGGCTGGGAGCACTCCGTCACTTTGTACTGGCAGCGATGGAAACTGGAATCCGCGGCGCTGGATCGGATCACCAAAGTGGTCCTGGATGCCGCGGCGGAAGCCGGACTTGACGGTCCAAACCCAAAACTCAACGACGGGTAG
- a CDS encoding IS1182 family transposase, producing the protein MDANGGERKRFRAFEPDAVMLVPPSLEEWLPEGHLARFIAELVENELDLTRFYASHKKAKGQPPYDPRLMLRIVLYGYCTGVRSSRQLERACTDVVALRWLAAQQAPDFRSIGRFRQRHLAALANVFLQALELCRAAGMVKLGMVALDGTKLRANASRHKAMSYARLTEKQKVLAQEISDLMAEAKTVDESEDAKFGPGKRGDELPVELANRQARSKAMAAARASLEQEAADKARAEAEEKAAKRGDDDDEITGAGDTAARKAEPKPAAQRNFTDPEARIMKTADGSYHYCYNAQAVVDAGHQVIVAAELGQGANDYGQLVPMVERVQENLGMMPKTLSADAGYCSKANLVEAGRMEAEHGTGFFISTARVKHATPIPESPRGRIPANATLGERMARKLKTKPGKQVYSRRKVIVEPVFGQIKTRQGKHLLLRGLQNAQAEWKLLAAGHNLLKLHAFRAQGAG; encoded by the coding sequence ATGGATGCCAACGGCGGGGAGCGGAAGCGGTTCAGGGCCTTTGAACCCGATGCGGTGATGCTGGTGCCACCCTCCCTGGAGGAGTGGCTGCCCGAGGGGCACCTGGCCCGGTTCATCGCCGAACTGGTCGAGAACGAGCTGGACCTGACCCGGTTCTACGCCTCCCACAAAAAGGCCAAGGGCCAGCCGCCGTACGACCCACGGCTGATGCTGCGCATCGTGCTCTACGGCTACTGCACCGGGGTCCGCTCCTCCCGCCAGCTGGAGCGCGCATGCACGGATGTGGTCGCGTTGCGCTGGCTGGCTGCCCAACAGGCCCCGGATTTCCGATCCATCGGCCGCTTCCGCCAACGCCACCTGGCCGCCTTGGCCAACGTGTTCCTGCAGGCGCTAGAACTCTGCCGGGCCGCGGGCATGGTCAAACTCGGGATGGTCGCGCTGGACGGAACGAAGCTGCGGGCCAACGCCTCTCGGCACAAGGCGATGTCCTACGCGCGGCTGACCGAAAAGCAGAAGGTCCTGGCCCAGGAGATCAGCGATCTGATGGCGGAGGCCAAGACCGTGGACGAGTCCGAGGATGCGAAGTTCGGTCCCGGTAAGCGCGGGGACGAGCTGCCGGTGGAACTGGCCAACCGGCAGGCCCGGTCCAAGGCCATGGCCGCCGCGCGGGCTTCCTTGGAGCAGGAGGCCGCGGACAAGGCACGGGCCGAAGCCGAAGAGAAGGCCGCCAAGCGCGGGGATGACGATGACGAGATCACCGGTGCCGGTGACACCGCGGCCCGGAAGGCGGAACCGAAGCCCGCGGCGCAACGGAATTTCACGGATCCGGAAGCGCGGATCATGAAGACCGCCGACGGGTCCTATCACTATTGCTATAACGCGCAGGCGGTGGTGGACGCCGGGCATCAGGTCATTGTTGCCGCCGAGTTGGGCCAAGGGGCCAACGATTACGGACAGCTGGTCCCCATGGTCGAGCGGGTCCAGGAAAACCTGGGCATGATGCCCAAAACGTTGAGCGCCGATGCCGGGTACTGCTCGAAGGCGAACCTGGTGGAGGCGGGGCGGATGGAGGCGGAGCACGGGACCGGGTTCTTCATCTCCACCGCCCGGGTGAAGCACGCCACCCCGATCCCGGAGTCCCCGCGGGGCCGGATCCCGGCGAACGCCACCTTGGGTGAGCGGATGGCCCGGAAGCTGAAGACCAAGCCCGGCAAACAGGTCTACTCGCGCCGGAAGGTCATCGTGGAACCGGTGTTCGGGCAGATCAAAACCCGTCAGGGTAAGCACTTGTTGTTGCGCGGACTTCAGAACGCGCAGGCGGAGTGGAAGTTGTTGGCGGCAGGGCATAACCTGCTCAAGTTGCATGCGTTCCGGGCCCAGGGTGCCGGATAG
- a CDS encoding LysE/ArgO family amino acid transporter, whose amino-acid sequence MLSLPLLTGFGTGLSLIAAIGAQNAFVLRQGLRRQHVWAVVLVCAVSDAVLIFAGIAGLGFLVSAAPWILSAARIGGALFLLTYAVFAAKRALHPATMSVEEGASGPSRGPVILTTLALTWLNPHVYLDTVVLLGSVASAQGDPGRWKFGVGAVLASIIWFGALGFGARLLHGFFAKPLSWRILDAAVAVVMLVIAALLIIPLF is encoded by the coding sequence GTGCTTTCACTTCCTTTGCTCACCGGTTTCGGTACGGGCCTCTCACTTATTGCCGCCATCGGAGCCCAGAACGCCTTCGTTCTTCGTCAGGGGCTGAGGCGTCAACATGTGTGGGCGGTGGTCCTGGTCTGCGCCGTTTCCGATGCCGTGCTGATCTTCGCGGGAATCGCCGGCCTGGGATTCCTGGTCTCGGCTGCGCCATGGATCCTTTCTGCGGCGAGGATCGGAGGCGCCTTGTTCCTGCTCACCTATGCGGTATTCGCCGCCAAACGAGCGCTGCATCCCGCCACCATGTCAGTGGAGGAGGGTGCTTCGGGGCCCTCTCGTGGACCCGTGATTCTCACAACCCTGGCGCTGACCTGGCTGAACCCCCACGTCTACCTTGACACGGTGGTCCTGCTCGGTTCCGTGGCCTCCGCCCAGGGTGATCCCGGCCGCTGGAAGTTCGGCGTCGGAGCCGTCCTGGCCAGCATCATCTGGTTTGGAGCGCTGGGCTTCGGCGCCCGCCTCCTGCACGGGTTCTTTGCCAAGCCCCTGTCATGGCGGATCCTCGATGCGGCGGTCGCAGTGGTCATGCTGGTCATTGCCGCGCTGTTGATCATTCCGCTCTTCTAG
- a CDS encoding DUF3817 domain-containing protein, which produces MPTINDEATRDLPALGTLPPKRLYGALAAAEMVTWALLITGMVFKYTGVTDALVRVFGLIHGIVFISYCIVTCFVWVNQRWSFGRGVAGLFSAIIPFATLPFERSAAKHGLLEGGWRLAPGGEAPVSFIEKVQALCLRRPLLAGVVGLVAVAAITTVLLIIGPPGS; this is translated from the coding sequence ATGCCCACGATCAACGACGAAGCCACCCGGGATCTTCCGGCCCTGGGTACGCTGCCACCCAAGCGGCTCTATGGCGCCCTGGCGGCGGCGGAGATGGTCACCTGGGCATTGCTGATCACCGGAATGGTGTTCAAATACACGGGAGTCACCGACGCCCTGGTGCGTGTCTTCGGCCTGATCCACGGCATCGTCTTCATTTCCTACTGCATCGTGACCTGTTTCGTCTGGGTCAATCAGCGCTGGAGCTTCGGACGCGGCGTCGCTGGCCTGTTCTCGGCCATCATCCCGTTCGCCACCTTGCCGTTCGAGCGTTCCGCCGCAAAGCACGGGCTGCTCGAAGGCGGCTGGCGGCTTGCCCCGGGAGGGGAAGCCCCCGTCTCCTTCATCGAAAAGGTCCAGGCACTGTGCCTACGCCGCCCGTTGCTGGCGGGAGTGGTTGGCCTCGTCGCCGTAGCCGCCATCACCACGGTGCTGCTGATCATCGGCCCTCCCGGTTCCTGA
- a CDS encoding DMT family transporter — protein sequence MSWIVLIISGLFEAVWAVALGTSEGFTKVVPSIVFGVGLVISMVGLAYAMREISTGTAYAVWVGIGASLAVGYGMIFGGESVSILKIGLIMLLIGCVVGLKFVD from the coding sequence ATGTCTTGGATCGTACTTATTATTTCCGGCCTCTTCGAGGCCGTCTGGGCCGTGGCCCTAGGGACCAGCGAGGGTTTCACCAAGGTGGTGCCCAGCATCGTGTTCGGGGTGGGGCTGGTGATCAGCATGGTGGGTTTGGCATATGCCATGCGTGAGATTTCCACCGGTACAGCGTATGCCGTCTGGGTGGGCATCGGGGCCTCGCTGGCCGTGGGCTACGGGATGATCTTCGGAGGCGAAAGCGTCAGCATCCTGAAGATCGGACTCATCATGCTGCTGATCGGCTGCGTGGTGGGCCTGAAATTCGTTGACTAG
- a CDS encoding cell division protein CrgA — protein MPESKTRRNRRKQQPEASAHADHRPLPVWYKPIMFGLMLLGLLWIMVYYITQTAFPIPGIDAWNIVIGFGLAMVGFFMTTGWR, from the coding sequence GTGCCCGAGTCAAAGACCCGTCGCAACCGGCGGAAACAACAGCCGGAGGCCTCGGCCCACGCCGATCACCGCCCCCTGCCCGTCTGGTACAAGCCGATCATGTTCGGGCTGATGCTGCTGGGCCTGCTCTGGATCATGGTCTACTACATCACGCAGACAGCGTTCCCGATCCCGGGCATCGACGCCTGGAACATCGTGATTGGCTTCGGCTTGGCGATGGTCGGCTTCTTCATGACTACCGGCTGGCGCTAG